One Platichthys flesus chromosome 14, fPlaFle2.1, whole genome shotgun sequence genomic region harbors:
- the LOC133968387 gene encoding neurturin-like — protein sequence MDDKKTAHKGHQAFLIALWWLAAYPHTSSSSSRASSSSGSTPRTSLPPAVLSRQMGGSHRRTRSADNVNSLLTDFTMMFQSFTEGELQHVVGSLLDRKRRKSRRQGDSQARRTKRARRPKPCSVRELEMTVSELGLGYDSPETVNLQYCGKCSSSRMSPEARLRSRGRPGIEETAARCLSSRRLRRKMAGMEDAAVTLEDSNNCSEQVVLVLLSSSGLSRDSFTQCF from the exons atggacgacaagaaAACTGCCCACAAGGGACACCAAGCGTTcttgatcgccctctggtggctggctgcg TATCCACacacatcttcatcctcctcgaGAGCGTCTTCATCGTCAGGATCGACGCCCAGAACCTCGCTGCCACCGGCGGTGCTGTCCCGGCAGATGGGCGGATCCCATCGGAGAACCCGCTCGGCGGACAACGTGAACTCTCTCCTCACTGATT TTACCATGATGTTCCAGAGCTTCACCGAGGGCGAGCTCCAGCATGTGGTCGGCAGCTTGCTCGAccggaagaggaggaagagccgGCGTCAGGGCGACAGCCAGGCCCGGAGGACTAAGAGAGCGCGGCGGCCGAAGCCCTGCTCCGTGAGGGAGCTGGAGATGACCGTGAGCGAACTGGGTCTCGGCTACGACAGCCCCGAGACGGTGAATTTACAAT ACTGTGGTAAATGTTCCTCAAGCAGAATGTCCCCAGAGGCTCGGCTGAGATCCAGGGGACGTCCTGGGATAGAAGAAA CTGCAGCTCGCTGCCTCAGCTCGAGACGTCTCCGGAGAAAGATGGCGGGGATGGAGGATGCAGCGGTGACTCTGGAGGACTCGAACAACTGCAGCGAGCAGGTGGTTCTCGTCCTCCTGAGCAGCTCGGGACTCTCCAGAGATTCATTCACACAGTGcttttag
- the LOC133968632 gene encoding neurturin-like, with protein sequence MKLWKGATFAFMLCGAALSILLVRNMAAVGQFRPKTKYPHTSSSSSRASSSSGSTPRTSLPPAVLSRQMGGSHRRTRSADNVNSLLTDFTMMFQSFTEGELQHVVGSLLDRRRRKSRRQGDSQARRTKRARRPKPCSVRELEMTVSELGLGYDSDETVLLRYCSGKCLAHRHNYDITMEHMMRTGFRKKGRKDKVGNGPCCRPTAFENDFSFLDNNSRYHTIHNVSAKNCGCV encoded by the exons ATGAAGTTATGGAAAGGTGCTACTTTTGCCTTCATGCTCTGTGGCGCAGCCCTGTCCATCCTCCTCGTTAGAAACATGGCCGCCGTCGGACAGTTCAGACCCAAGACAAAGTATCCACacacatcttcatcctcctcgaGAGCGTCTTCATCGTCGGGATCGACGCCCAGAACCTCGCTGCCACCGGCGGTGCTGTCCCGGCAGATGGGCGGATCCCATCGGAGAACCCGCTCGGCGGACAACGTGAACTCTCTCCTCACTGATT TTACCATGATGTTCCAGAGCTTCACCGAGGGCGAGCTCCAGCATGTGGTCGGCAGCTTGCTcgaccggaggaggaggaagagccgGCGTCAGGGCGACAGCCAGGCCCGGAGGACTAAGAGAGCGCGGCGGCCGAAGCCCTGCTCCGTGAGGGAGCTGGAGATGACCGTGAGCGAACTGGGTCTCGGCTACGACAGCGACGAGACGGTGCTGCTGCGCTACTGCAGCGGGAAGTGCTTGGCCCACCGGCACAACTACGACATTACCATGGAGCACATGATGCGGACGGGCTTCAGGAAGAAGGGCCGCAAGGACAAGGTCGGCAACGGGCCCTGCTGCCGGCCCACGGCGTTCGAAAACGACTTTTCCTTCCTGGACAACAACAGCCGCTACCACACGATACACAACGTGTCGGCGAAGAACTGCGGCTGCGTATGA